Proteins from a genomic interval of Indicator indicator isolate 239-I01 chromosome 19, UM_Iind_1.1, whole genome shotgun sequence:
- the LOC128973362 gene encoding guanine nucleotide-binding protein G(o) subunit alpha-like translates to MQNRMHESLMLFDSICNNKFFIDTSIILFLNKKDLFAEKIKKSPLTICFPEYAGPNTYEDAAAYIQAQFESKNRSPNKEIYCHMTCATDTNNIQVVFDAVTDIIIANNLRGCGLY, encoded by the exons ATGCAG AACCGCATGCACGAGTCCCTCATGCTCTTCGACTCCATCTGTAACAACAAATTCTTCATTGATACCTCCATCATCCTCTTCCTCAACAAGAAAGACCTATTTGCTGAGAAGATCAAGAAATCTCCTCTGACCATCTGCTTTCCTGAATATGCAG GTCCCAACACCTACGAGGACGCGGCCGCCTACATCCAAGCACAATTCGAGAGCAAAAACCGGTCCCCCAACAAGGAGATCTACTGCCACATGACCTGTGCCACGGACACGAACAACATCCAGGTGGTGTTCGACGCCGTCACCGACATCATCATTGCCAACAACCTGCGGGGCTGCGGCTTGTACTga